Proteins encoded together in one Vibrio metoecus window:
- the hlyA gene encoding cytolysin VCC — translation MPKLNRCAIAIFTILSAISSPTLLANINEPNGEAADIISQVADSHAIKYYNAADWQAEDNALPSLAELRDLVINQQKRVLVDFSQISDAEGQAEMQAQFRKAYGVGFANQFIVITEHKGELLFTPFDQAQEVDPQLLEAPRTARLLARSGFASPAPANSETNTLPHVAFYISVNRAISDEECTFNNSWLWKNEKGSRPFCKDANISLIYRVNLERSLQYGIVGSATPDAKIVRISLDDDSTGAGIHLNDQLGYRQFGASYTTLDAYFREWSTDAIAQDYRFVFNASNNKAQILKTFPVDNINEKFERKEVSGFELGVTGGVEVSGDGPKAKLEARASYTQSRWLTYNTQDYRIERNAKNAQAVSFTWNRQQYATAESLLNRSTDALWVNTYPVDVNRISPLSYASFVPKMDVIYKASATETGSTDFIIDSSVNIRPIYNGAYKHYYVVGAHQSYHGFEDTPRRRITKSASFTVDWDHPVFTGGRPVNLQLASFNNRCIQVDAQGRLAANTCDSQQSAQSFIYDQLGRYVSASNTKLCLDGEALDALQPCNQNLTQRWEWRKGTDELTNVYSGESLGHDKQTGELGLYASSNDAVSLRTITAYTDVFNAQESSPILGYTQGKMNQQRVGQDHRLYVRAGAAIDALGAASDLLIGGNGGSLSSVELSGVKSITATSGDFQYGGQQLVALTFTYQDGRQQTVGSKAYVSNAHEDRFDLPDAAKITQLKIWADDWLVKGVQFDLN, via the coding sequence ATGCCAAAACTCAATCGTTGCGCAATCGCGATATTCACAATATTAAGCGCAATATCCAGTCCAACCCTGTTGGCAAATATCAATGAACCAAATGGTGAAGCGGCGGATATTATTAGTCAAGTCGCTGATAGTCATGCAATAAAATATTATAATGCTGCTGATTGGCAAGCTGAAGACAACGCATTACCGAGCTTAGCTGAACTACGCGATTTGGTGATTAACCAGCAAAAACGCGTTTTGGTTGATTTCAGTCAGATCAGTGATGCTGAAGGTCAAGCAGAGATGCAAGCCCAATTCAGAAAGGCTTATGGGGTAGGCTTTGCTAATCAATTTATTGTCATCACTGAACATAAAGGGGAGCTGCTGTTTACACCTTTTGATCAGGCACAAGAGGTTGACCCTCAATTACTCGAAGCGCCGCGTACCGCTCGCTTATTAGCGCGCTCTGGTTTTGCAAGTCCGGCACCGGCAAACAGCGAAACAAATACCTTGCCGCATGTGGCTTTCTACATCAGTGTCAACCGTGCGATCAGCGATGAAGAATGTACCTTCAACAACTCTTGGTTGTGGAAAAACGAAAAGGGCAGTCGTCCGTTCTGTAAAGATGCCAATATCTCATTGATTTATCGGGTTAACCTAGAGCGTTCGCTGCAATACGGCATTGTGGGTTCCGCTACACCGGATGCCAAAATTGTGCGTATCAGTCTAGATGATGACAGCACGGGAGCCGGCATTCATCTGAATGATCAACTCGGTTATCGTCAGTTTGGTGCCAGTTATACGACGTTAGATGCCTATTTCCGTGAGTGGTCAACCGATGCGATTGCCCAAGATTATCGCTTCGTGTTTAACGCATCGAACAATAAAGCGCAGATCCTGAAAACCTTTCCTGTCGATAACATTAACGAGAAATTTGAGCGTAAAGAGGTTTCAGGTTTTGAGCTTGGGGTGACTGGTGGGGTGGAAGTCAGTGGAGATGGCCCGAAAGCCAAACTAGAGGCGAGAGCAAGTTATACCCAGAGTCGCTGGTTAACCTACAACACACAAGACTATCGTATTGAGCGTAATGCGAAGAATGCGCAAGCGGTTAGCTTTACATGGAATCGTCAACAATACGCGACAGCAGAATCGCTACTCAATCGTTCGACCGATGCTTTGTGGGTGAATACCTACCCGGTAGATGTAAACCGTATTAGCCCGCTGAGCTACGCGAGTTTTGTGCCGAAAATGGATGTGATTTATAAAGCCTCAGCCACAGAGACAGGCAGTACGGATTTTATCATCGACTCTTCGGTCAATATCCGCCCAATCTATAACGGTGCTTATAAGCACTACTATGTGGTCGGTGCTCATCAGTCCTACCATGGCTTTGAAGATACCCCACGTCGTCGAATCACGAAATCGGCAAGCTTTACGGTCGATTGGGATCACCCAGTATTCACGGGTGGCCGCCCGGTCAACCTACAACTTGCCAGCTTTAACAACCGCTGTATTCAAGTCGATGCTCAAGGTCGCTTGGCGGCCAATACGTGCGATAGCCAGCAATCAGCGCAATCTTTCATCTATGATCAGCTTGGTCGTTATGTGAGTGCGAGTAACACCAAGCTCTGTCTTGATGGTGAGGCATTAGACGCATTGCAACCCTGTAACCAAAACCTGACTCAGCGTTGGGAGTGGCGTAAAGGCACAGATGAATTGACCAATGTCTACAGCGGCGAGTCCCTTGGACATGACAAACAAACGGGTGAGCTTGGTTTGTATGCGAGCAGCAACGATGCGGTAAGTTTACGTACCATCACCGCCTATACCGATGTGTTTAATGCACAAGAAAGTTCGCCGATTCTGGGTTACACGCAAGGAAAAATGAATCAGCAGCGTGTGGGACAAGATCATCGTTTGTATGTGCGAGCGGGTGCTGCGATTGATGCATTAGGGGCCGCCTCCGATTTATTGATTGGTGGCAACGGTGGTAGCTTGAGTTCGGTGGAGCTGTCCGGCGTGAAATCCATCACGGCAACCTCTGGCGATTTCCAATATGGCGGTCAGCAGTTGGTGGCGCTGACATTCACCTACCAAGATGGGCGTCAGCAAACGGTAGGCTCGAAAGCGTATGTCAGCAATGCTCATGAAGATCGTTTCGATTTACCGGATGCCGCTAAGATCACTCAACTGAAAATTTGGGCTGACGATTGGTTGGTGAAAGGGGTTCAATTTGATTTGAACTAA
- a CDS encoding SGNH/GDSL hydrolase family protein, whose translation MRTALFTLIAGLTSLSASAATDPWTATEMPLMSRAQVEQVQGKQTYTYVRCWYRPAATHDDPYTTWEWAKNNKGGYYTINGYWWSSISHKNMFYTDVQPDTIKQRCYETLGVTHETADVTYFSADTRLSYNHTIWSNDSSVQPNKINKVIVFGDSLSDTGNIFNASQWRFPNPSSWFLGHFSNGFVWTEYLAQGLNIPVYNWAVGGAAGRNQYIALTGVYEQVSSYLTYMQLAKHYQPENSLFTLEFGLNDFMNYNRSLADVKADYSSALIRLVDAGAENIVLLTLPDATRAPQFQYSTQEQIETVRNKIIGMNAFIREQARYYQMQGIRIALFDAHALFESMTSDPQQHGFANANSPCLDIRRSSAADYLLSHSLSAECAAQGSDRFVFWEVTHPTTATHRYIAQQILATQMAEFPL comes from the coding sequence ATGAGAACAGCGCTCTTCACCTTAATCGCTGGTTTAACCAGCCTCTCTGCTTCCGCCGCTACTGACCCGTGGACAGCAACTGAAATGCCACTGATGAGCCGCGCTCAAGTGGAACAGGTTCAAGGCAAACAAACCTACACCTACGTTCGGTGTTGGTATCGTCCTGCCGCCACACATGATGACCCATACACCACCTGGGAGTGGGCAAAAAATAACAAAGGGGGTTACTACACAATCAACGGCTATTGGTGGTCAAGCATCAGTCATAAAAACATGTTTTATACCGATGTTCAGCCAGACACCATTAAACAACGTTGCTATGAAACACTTGGTGTCACACACGAAACTGCCGATGTGACTTATTTTTCCGCAGATACCCGACTCTCATACAATCACACCATCTGGAGCAATGATTCTTCAGTGCAGCCAAACAAGATCAATAAGGTGATTGTCTTTGGTGATAGCCTTTCCGATACAGGCAACATTTTTAATGCCTCTCAATGGCGTTTCCCAAATCCGTCATCGTGGTTTCTGGGCCATTTCTCAAACGGTTTTGTCTGGACGGAATATTTGGCGCAAGGGTTAAACATCCCCGTTTATAACTGGGCTGTGGGGGGAGCCGCAGGACGTAACCAATACATCGCTCTGACTGGGGTTTACGAGCAAGTCAGCTCATACCTAACATACATGCAGCTGGCAAAGCATTACCAACCGGAAAACAGTTTATTTACCTTGGAATTTGGCTTGAATGATTTCATGAACTACAACCGCTCCCTCGCTGACGTTAAAGCCGATTACAGTTCTGCGTTGATTCGCTTGGTGGATGCGGGAGCCGAGAACATTGTTTTGCTCACGTTACCAGACGCAACGCGTGCGCCACAATTTCAATATTCGACTCAAGAGCAGATTGAAACGGTACGTAACAAAATCATCGGTATGAACGCGTTTATCCGTGAACAAGCCCGTTACTACCAAATGCAGGGGATTCGTATTGCACTGTTTGATGCACATGCGTTGTTCGAAAGCATGACCAGTGATCCTCAACAACATGGTTTTGCAAATGCGAATTCACCGTGTTTGGATATTCGACGTAGCTCAGCCGCCGACTATTTACTTTCCCATTCACTTTCTGCTGAGTGTGCAGCCCAAGGCTCCGACCGTTTCGTGTTCTGGGAGGTCACCCATCCCACCACGGCAACACACCGCTATATTGCGCAGCAAATTCTTGCCACTCAAATGGCAGAATTTCCTCTCTAA
- a CDS encoding GGDEF domain-containing protein — MKKPNQTSAFTGSELLNIYYQRRVSLFIASISSLVFFPLAMKNLMIHQIVLGGLIIVFQCTLLFEISAIYHQKKTPWGFRLPLSLVVIIVVMAIHIFGTLASYWLFPVIISIAFLLPPKDNLLTIFIIIPSSIWALIPHQTSEVTLRFSLAISACAAIMYVVVDAIRKLHAELFYLSTRDALTGSLNRHQLESFLRKNIQLCQMSHQYSVIAVIDVDHFKTINDLYGHDTGDKVITQLVEIINTHSRELDLLFRLGGDEFLLLFENTTLNEALMVISHIGCRIQQAHYPRHAEVTISAGLAEVRRTDTPEQWFKRADISLYHSKKMGKNRVCSEEKEVVELNSKQCDSLLNSTHGHR, encoded by the coding sequence ATGAAAAAACCAAACCAAACTTCTGCTTTTACTGGTTCAGAGCTATTAAATATCTACTACCAGCGTCGAGTATCACTTTTCATCGCCTCAATTTCCAGTTTGGTTTTTTTCCCTTTGGCAATGAAAAATCTGATGATTCATCAGATCGTTTTAGGCGGTTTGATCATCGTATTTCAATGCACATTGTTGTTTGAAATCTCCGCAATCTACCACCAGAAAAAAACGCCATGGGGCTTTCGGCTTCCACTCTCTTTAGTCGTTATCATTGTAGTTATGGCGATCCACATCTTTGGCACTTTGGCGAGTTACTGGCTTTTCCCGGTGATCATTTCGATTGCTTTTTTACTCCCGCCCAAAGACAACTTACTGACGATTTTCATCATTATTCCATCTAGCATATGGGCTTTGATTCCGCATCAAACTTCAGAAGTCACTTTACGCTTTAGCCTTGCGATCAGCGCCTGCGCTGCCATCATGTATGTGGTTGTGGATGCCATTCGTAAACTGCACGCAGAATTGTTCTATCTATCAACCCGTGACGCATTGACTGGCAGCCTGAATCGCCACCAACTTGAGAGTTTTTTGCGTAAAAACATTCAACTCTGCCAGATGAGTCATCAATATTCAGTTATTGCCGTCATCGATGTAGATCATTTCAAAACAATTAATGATCTCTATGGCCATGACACTGGTGACAAAGTCATCACGCAGCTGGTCGAGATTATTAACACTCACAGCCGCGAATTAGATTTACTGTTTCGATTAGGCGGCGATGAGTTTCTACTGCTGTTTGAAAACACCACACTGAATGAGGCCTTGATGGTCATCAGCCACATTGGATGCCGAATTCAACAGGCACACTACCCTAGGCATGCCGAAGTCACTATCAGTGCTGGGTTAGCAGAAGTGCGGCGCACCGATACTCCGGAACAGTGGTTTAAACGAGCAGATATTTCGCTCTATCATTCGAAAAAAATGGGGAAGAACCGAGTCTGTTCAGAGGAGAAAGAAGTGGTTGAGCTCAATAGTAAACAGTGTGATTCACTGCTGAACTCAACCCATGGTCATCGTTAA